The following DNA comes from Janthinobacterium sp. TB1-E2.
TATGTAAACATTTTCATTAAGTTATCATTTTCCATTCGCCGCATTTAATTTATCTTGAAATATTTCATCAGAAATAAAATTTTCTTATAATGTTTTGTTTGTTGCAATTGTTGTGCTGAAGTTTTTTATTTTATCCCTTGTTATGACTATTGTTGGCTTCGGACAACGCCATAATCTTATATCCGGTGTATAGTTGGGCGATTAAGAAGCAGGTGAAATAGCGCTTAGATGCTAATGCATGAAGATTATGCGGTTTGTATTTTATGCGGCAGCCTGACAGGCCCGATGCGGCGATATCGCTTCCTGTAGCATCCGATTGTTTTTTGTAGGAGCCAATAATGGTTAATCATAAGTTATTTTTTTCGGTTGGCCTTGGGCTGGCGCTGAGTGTGATGGCTGGATCCAGCCAGGCTGATTGGGCCGAGTCGAAAGAGGTGTTCATTGTCCGGCCTGCGCCTGTCGATCGGCAGATACAGGCGCAAAACCCGCCTGCGTTTGCGTGGGCACAATATCCGGGTACAACTGCGCCCCCGTCCTATGTTGTTGAAGTTCAAAAGAGTGGTGTCGTGTTTGCCACTTACACGACCAAGCGTACCTTTTACCTGCCGACGACGGCATTTGGTGCCGGCCAGTACAGCTGGCGCGTGCGTCCCAGTACCAATACCGATTGGTCGACGCCACGCACCTTTTCGATTGATAGCACTTCACAAACGTTCGAAGTACCTGACAACGAGTTAATCAGGAGCAAAGTGCTGGCGCATCCTCGCCCTCGCCAGCAGCGCGCAGATTTCCTGCCGTTGAGTGCATGGACGCCGGCCATGCGCACAGCGCGCGGGGCTGCCCTGACTCGGCTTACGGCACAGGTCAACAGTCTCATGCCGGGTGGCACCCGTGCGCTGGCCGCGCCATCGGATTCACTTTGGCCAGTGACGACAAGCACGCCATCCGCGGCGCGCACGGCGTATGTCACTCAGGTTTCTCAAGCCATAGGTAGCGCAACCAACCAAATGTTGGGTGCGGCACTGTTGTATCAACTGACAGGTGAAAACAAGTATCTGCAGGAAGCACTGACACGTGGTGATCAGTTGGCAGTACTTGATCCTGCGGGCATGACCAGTTATGTCAATCATGATATGGCGACACGCAGCATCATGTTGACATTGGCTAAGTCCGCGGACTTGCTATCGGTCGAGCTGAACAAGGATCCGCAGCGTAAAGCACTCTGGATGGCGGCCATTACTGCGCGGGTCACTCCCATGTATGCTGATCTGATCAAAAATAATTACAGATTAGATCAAACCCCCTTCGATGCTCATGGCGTGATAGCGCTCGGCTATCTGGCAGTGATTTCCACGCTCACGATGGGTGATATCCCTGCTGCAACTACCTGGTTTGATTTCTCTTTCCGTTCCTATGTCAACGCGGTGTATGCCTGGAGTGGTCCCGAGGGCGGCTATGCCAATGGTACCTCCTACGCAATGTTTAATACTGAGTATGCCCTGCAGTTATGGCAGCCGATGGCTGAAGCGACTGGAGTGAATATTTTCACCAAGCCGTGGAGTAATGGTTTTGCGCGTTATCTGATGCATTTCCTGCCGCCAGGTGCGCCAGGACAGGTATTTGGCGATCAGCATGAGGGTGATATCTATAATTTTGTATTGAAGGGTTTTGCATCGCGCTTCAAGACACCTCAGGCTGCCTGGTATGTCAAGAATATCGTTGGCGAAGAGGCCGATCTGACTTTGTTTCAGGCGCCTTATCCTCTGCCTGTTGAAACAGTGACTGAGGCGCCTGTGCCGCCACCCAATGCTGCCCTGTATCCAACTATCGGTTGGGTAGCCATGCATAGTAATCTGGCGGACCGTGCTCGTACGTCCGTGTACTTCAAATCCAGTCCCTATGGTTCCTATAATCATGGCCATGGCGATCAGAACTCGCTGGTGATCGATAGTGGCGGGCGCCGTCTGCTGATTGAGTCCGGATATGAGGACTTTTATTATTCGCCGCTGGTCATGTCTTGGTATCGCCAGACCAAATCGCATAATGCCATTACGTTCAATAATGGCGTAGGCCAGCTAATCAACGATAACGTCAATAACCTGAGCCGAAATGGCAAGATCACGGCATTTTCGACGACCCCGACGTTGGATTATGCAGCCGGTGATGCGACACCAGCTTATGGTGGAGCGTTGACTTCGGCGGTGCGCAAGGTATGGTATTTGCGTGGACAAGACGCGGTGGTGGTGGTGGACAAGCTATCCGCGCCAACAGCGTTGTCCTTCGAATGGAATCTGCATGCGGGCGGACCGATCGCCAAGGAGAGTGCAACCGCCGTGAAGATTACCAAAGTTGATCGTACCCTGTGCATTACTTCATTGGGCGGCGAGGCCAATAGCTACCAGCCACGCTCGGGGCCACCGCCAGCCCCAGGTAAAATCGAAGATCATGGTGCCTTTGTGAAAACGGGTGTTGCGCAGACTGGCGAATTCATTGTTTTGCTCGATGTCGGCTGCAAGCGTCCGAAGACTACTTTAACCACCACGGCCACTGGCAAGCAGTTGGTGGTTGGAGGACAGACGATCATGATTACGAACTAAGAAGTCCCGGTTATAGGCCAAAGATCCTTTATTCGTTGTAAAAAAACCTGCTGCGGCAGGTTTTTTTTTATGTGCGAATGAGGAATGGTAATGCAAGCGAAAGTGGGGAAGAGGCGAGATTTTTTTGTCAATGAAACTAACTTTTTTGTTAATTATTTACCTTGGCGCGGGTATGATATGCCTGTTCTTTGAGATCGATGGCCGCGTAGCTGCCATCGATCTTTCTTCAGCGTCTTTCATTGACGGGCTTATATGGGATGTTTGCCTTGAAATCACACAAAGTATTTCGATTATTACAACTTGTACCTGAACCCTTGCCAACCTTCCGTGTCGATGTGGCCACCCTTTTCGGTAAATACCTGCCGCTTCATGGCGTGATATGTGACATTGTTGGGCGGGCTGGCAAGGGGGAGCTGGTGGAAGGTGCTTATATGACACAGGTGCGCCCCGCCGAATATTCCGGTCGCTTGCGCCGGGAGTGGGCATTTTTCAAGCTGTGCCTCGGCCGTGTATTGGCGACCAGTAAAAAGCAGTGTGACTTGATCCAGGTGCGAGATATGGTCTCCATCGGTCTGCTGACGATGCTTATGGCCCGTTGCAAGGGTATCCGGTTTGCATATTGGGTATCATTTCTGATGAGTGAAGGACGCATCGCGCGTGCCCGATCCTCAATTGCCGCTGGCAGGGGCAAGCGCTACTACATCGTGTTGCTGAAGGGGCTGGTTGAACGCTTTCTGCTGTACAAATTTGTGCTGAAATGGGCAGACCATGTTTTTGTGCAAAGTGAAGCGATGAAGCAATTGATGGTGGAACGAGGTATTGCTATAGATAAGATCACGGCCGTACCGATGGGTGTCGACATGGAAATGCTGCATGCGGATGCATTGGCGCCACGCCGCCTGGCCGGCTGGGAAGACGTTCCCGTGCTCGCTTATCTCGGCACGCTGGACAGTTCGCGCGAGCTGACTGTGCTGCTCGATGCGCTGCTGCTTCTGCGCCGCCGCCAGCCATCGGCACGCTTGCTATTCATCGGCGATTCGCCGACGGCATCCGATGTGCCCGCCTTGATGGCTTACGCGGCGCGCCTTGGTATTGCCGATGCCATTCATGTGACGGGCTGGCTGCCGTCGCTGCAGGCGCTGGCCCTGCTGCGTGGCGCCGACGTGGCGCTTTCCTATGTGCCGCGCGGCGCGCTGTTCGATTACAGTTCGCCAACCAAGCTGCTCGAGTACCTTGCGCTGGGCATGCCTTGCGTGGGCAATGACAGTCCGGATCAGGAAAATGTGTTGCGCGCCAGCGGTGCCGGCTACCTGGCGGCCAGCACCGCCGAGGCGATGGCGGAGCAGATCGGCGTCATTTTTGCCGACCTGCCTGCCGCCCGTCTGCTTGCGGCCGCTGGCCCGGCCTTTATTGACGAACAGCGCAGCTACCGGGTTCTGGCCAGCCGCCTCGCCGCCGTGTACAAAGAAGGCGTTGCTCAAAAGCCATAATATTGTAACAATTCTGTGCACTGCAGCAAAATGCTAGGCGATGTCGCTATGCTATGTGATAATGTTTTTTTGAAAATGTTTTCTGATGATTCAAATAATCCTTTCTCAAGCTGGCGGCTACCAGGACGTTGTCGCCTATCTGCAGCAGCAGGGGGCCCACGTCAGTAACATGGGGCCGGAACGTGGCCGTGGCTCGTCGTTTCGCGGAAAACTGTCGATCCTGGCAGCCATGGTGTCGCCCAAGCTGTGGGGCGTGCGCAAGCTGTGGGGCAGCGATGATATCGTGCTGCTGATCGGTTGGCAGGCGCTACCCATCCTGGCGATGATACGCTGCGGCCTGGTGAAGCGCCCGCGCAAACTGCTGGTGATGGCGTGTTTCGTCCATTCGGTGCGGGCGCGCCGTGGTCTCAACCTGCTCTGGCGCGCACTGCGCTTCCCCGGAATGGGCTTTATCGCCTTCTCGAAAGGGGAGGGGGATAATTTGATCCAGGCCGTCGGCATGGCGCCGCAAGACGTGTATTTTCACCTGTGGCGGCAGGAACTCTATGGTTTTGGCGGCGCTGCGGCAGCGGTCGAGGGCGACTATGTGTTCGCCGGCGGTTATTCCAACCGCGACTATGACTTGCTGTTGCAGGCCATGGCGGGCGTCAGCGCCCCGCTGGTGGTGGTGGCTGCGGAACGCAATCATGTCTCCGTGCCGGCGCAGTCGCGCATGACCCTGCACCTCGATTTGCCGGAGGCGCAGTTCGAGAGCCTGCTTGCCGCCAGCCGCGTGGTTGCCATGCCCTTGAAAAGCCAGGGCGAGGCCTGCGGGCAAAGCGTGCTGTTGCGGGTGTTACGCAACCGCAAACCGCTGGTGGCGACGCGCCATGAGGCGATCGAGGCTTATCTGGGCAGCGATTATCCGGGCTTCGTCCCGCATGACGATGTCGAGGCCATGCGCGCGACCCTCGAGCGTGCCGTCGAGGACGCCACATTCCGGAAAGCATTGAGCGATGCGATCATGCAAGCTGAATCCCGCCTGGCCAAGGTCGGCAGTCCAGGTGAAGAAATACATCGTTTCCTGCTGAGCTGATGCCTTCCATTCCACTCCTATCGGATACCCCGTTGCGGGAGCCATTGTGACTATGTCTTCAATCAAGAACGAACTGCGCTTCGGCATGCGAGCCATGTTGCGCGATAATTTTTTGTTGCGGCGTGCCATGGACCGCCTCGCTGTACATGAGCGCATGAGCGTCGACGAGCTGTCGCACTATTCCCAGCTGCGCCTGCATGCGAGCATGCGGCACGCCATACGAACGCTGCCGCATTACGCGGCCATGCCGACCGGTTTTACGCCAGCCCAGGCGGCACAGGTATTGCGCGAGCATTTTCCCGTGATCGAGAAGGCGACCCTGCTGGCGCACCGCGCCGCGCTGTACCCGCATCTGGGCCGCAAACGGCCGTGGCAGGCGGCTGGCCAGACCAGTGGCACGACCGGCACGCCGCTGACGATTTTTCGCAGCATGCAGTCGGTGCTGATGGAAAATGCCTTCATCCAGCGCCACTGGAGCTGGTCCGGCTACACGCCCCAGGTGACGCGCGCCACCCTGCGTGGCGACATGGTGGCCGGCATCAACCAGACCAGTCCGCCATTCTGGTTCTGGAACCGCTATAACCGCCAGTTGTTGCTGTCGTCGCGGCACCTGACCGAGGCGCATGCCGATGCGATCATCGATCGCCTGGAACAGGCGGCGCCTGCCATGTTGCAAGCCTATCCATCGACTGCCTACACGCTGGCCGGCTTCTTGCAGCGGCGAGGACGCCGGCTATCCATTCCGTATGTCTTTACGGCATCGGAACCGCTGTATCCGCATCAGCGTGCATTGATCGTCGAGCGCCTGGGCGCCACCATCATGGATATGTATGGCATGGCGGAGCGCGTGGCGTTCGCTACCGAATGCGAACATGGAAACATGCATTTGAACAGTGATTATTCGCATGTTGAAATCCTGGACGAGCATGGCGAGGCAACGGACGGAGAAGGCTTCGTGGTGGGAACGACTTATCATAATCTGGCCATGCCGCTGCTGCGTTACCGGCTCAGCGACCGGACCCGCTGGAAGCCCGGCCGCTGCGATTGCGGCAGGCCCTTTCCCATGATCGAGCCCGTTACCGGCAAATTTGAGGACAGCATCACCGGCAGCGGCGGTGCGGTGATCAGCCCATCGGTCCTGACGTTTGCCTTCAAGGGCGTCGACAACATCCTCAAGTCGCAAGTGGCGCAAGTGGGTGCTGCGCGCTGGGAAGTGCGCCTGCTGCCCGGCCCCGCCTTTTCCGACAGCGACAAGCGCAAGCTGCTCGACAATATCCATACCATGGTCGATTCCGGCGTCAGCGTGGATGTGGTACTGAAGGTGGACTTGCCCAATACGGCGGCGGGGAAATTCCGTTGGGTGGTCAATGAGACGAGTGCCCGGGCAAATGGCTAGCGCCCCGCCGGCTGGCGGAAAATGACAAAATTACCGGATTCGACATGAAAAAAATTCTGATGGTCGGCACCAGCCTGAGCACCATGGGCGGCATTGCCGCCGTGGCGCGCGTGTACGAGGGCGCCGGCCTGTTCGAGCGCTATCGTGTGCATTACCTGGCCACGCATTGCGATGGCGGACCCATGGCCAAACTGCGCATCATGCTCTGGGCCTATGCGCGCTTCCTGGGTATGCTGCTGAGCGGACAGGTGGGCCTGATCCACGTGCATGTCGCCTCGCACGCGAGCTTCTGGCGCAAGTCGGGATTTTTCCTGCTGGCCTTCCTGTGCCGCGTGCCCAGCATTGTGCACTTGCATGGCGGCGGCTTTGCCGCTTTTTACGAGCGGCAGTGCGGTCCCTTGCGGCGCGCCTATATCCGCTACATTTTCAATCATGCGTCGCGCGTGCTGGTATTGTCGAGCGGCTGGCAGGCCTGGGTGCGCGGCATGAGCCGCAATCCGCATGTCGAGATCATGTTCAATCCCGTGTCCTTGCCGCCCATTGCCGCGCCATGGTCTGCGCGGCAAGCGGGAAGCGTGTTGTTCCTGGGTAAACTAGGCCAGGCCAAGGGGGTAGATGACCTGCTGCAGGCATGCGCCGAATTGACTCAGCGTTGTCCATCGCTGCACCTGGCCTTAGGCGGCGATGGCGATCGTAGTGCCGTGCAGCAACAGGCCGATGCGCTGGGGGTGGCGCCGCACGTCGACTTGCTGGGCTGGGTACAGGGCGAGCAAAAGACGCGCCTGCTCAATAGTTGCCGCATCTACGTCTTGCCTTCGTATTTTGAAGGCTTGCCGATGAGCATTTTGGAGGCGATGGCCTGCGGCGTGCCCGTGATTGCCACGGCGATCGGCGGCATTCCCGAGGCAATACAAGATGGGGTGGAGGGATACCTGCTCGCGCCCGGCGACGTCAAGGGACTTGCCGAGCGGATCGCACGCTTGCTGGAAGACGATGCGCTGGCGCAAAGAATGGGCGCTGCGGGACGCAGCAAGGTGGAACGTCAGTTTTCCACGGCGGCGGTCTTGCCGCGCCTGGAACAAATGTATACCGACTTGGGGTTGAATGCCGTATGACATCGTTAGCATGGAAAATCAACCGTTTGAAATTGATGGGCGCCCCCGAAATTGCCTGGCGCGTGCAGCAATTGCTGCAAAAGAAGGCCAGCAAGTTTGGCATCGGCTTGCTGCGCAGCGTGCCGGCACCGCAATTGAAACGTATGGGCCTGCCATTCCTGGCTGGCGATGGCCGCGATATCGATAGCGCCGCCTTGCGCGCCGCGGCCGATGCCGTGCTGGCGGGCCGCTGGAATGTGTTTGCCCTGCGTGGCGCGGCACTGGGTTTCCCACCGCAATGGAACCGCGACCCGAAGACGGGTACGGTGGCGCCGCTGACCCTGGGCAAGCAGATCGATTACCGCAACGAAAAAGTGGTCGGCGATATCAAATACTTGTGGGAACCGAACCGGCACCTGGAACTGGTGGCGCTGGCGCAGGCATGGAAAGTGACGGGCGAGCCGCGCTATGCCGATGGCGCGCGTAGCTTGCTGCAGTCGTGGTTCGAGCAATGCCCGTATCCCATGGGCGTGCACTGGACCAGTTCGCTTGAGCTGGCGCTGCGCCTGCTGAACTGGGCCTGCGCCTGGGAATTGCTGGGCGGCCTGGCGTCGCCGCTGTTCCAGGGCGAGGCGGGCCAGCGTTTCCTGCAACAGTGGCTTGCGGCGATCTACCAGCATGCGCACTTCATCGCCGGTTATTTTTCGCGCCACTCGTCGGCGAACAACCATCTGTTCGGCGAATACAT
Coding sequences within:
- a CDS encoding DUF4962 domain-containing protein, producing MVNHKLFFSVGLGLALSVMAGSSQADWAESKEVFIVRPAPVDRQIQAQNPPAFAWAQYPGTTAPPSYVVEVQKSGVVFATYTTKRTFYLPTTAFGAGQYSWRVRPSTNTDWSTPRTFSIDSTSQTFEVPDNELIRSKVLAHPRPRQQRADFLPLSAWTPAMRTARGAALTRLTAQVNSLMPGGTRALAAPSDSLWPVTTSTPSAARTAYVTQVSQAIGSATNQMLGAALLYQLTGENKYLQEALTRGDQLAVLDPAGMTSYVNHDMATRSIMLTLAKSADLLSVELNKDPQRKALWMAAITARVTPMYADLIKNNYRLDQTPFDAHGVIALGYLAVISTLTMGDIPAATTWFDFSFRSYVNAVYAWSGPEGGYANGTSYAMFNTEYALQLWQPMAEATGVNIFTKPWSNGFARYLMHFLPPGAPGQVFGDQHEGDIYNFVLKGFASRFKTPQAAWYVKNIVGEEADLTLFQAPYPLPVETVTEAPVPPPNAALYPTIGWVAMHSNLADRARTSVYFKSSPYGSYNHGHGDQNSLVIDSGGRRLLIESGYEDFYYSPLVMSWYRQTKSHNAITFNNGVGQLINDNVNNLSRNGKITAFSTTPTLDYAAGDATPAYGGALTSAVRKVWYLRGQDAVVVVDKLSAPTALSFEWNLHAGGPIAKESATAVKITKVDRTLCITSLGGEANSYQPRSGPPPAPGKIEDHGAFVKTGVAQTGEFIVLLDVGCKRPKTTLTTTATGKQLVVGGQTIMITN
- a CDS encoding phenylacetate--CoA ligase family protein, translating into MTMSSIKNELRFGMRAMLRDNFLLRRAMDRLAVHERMSVDELSHYSQLRLHASMRHAIRTLPHYAAMPTGFTPAQAAQVLREHFPVIEKATLLAHRAALYPHLGRKRPWQAAGQTSGTTGTPLTIFRSMQSVLMENAFIQRHWSWSGYTPQVTRATLRGDMVAGINQTSPPFWFWNRYNRQLLLSSRHLTEAHADAIIDRLEQAAPAMLQAYPSTAYTLAGFLQRRGRRLSIPYVFTASEPLYPHQRALIVERLGATIMDMYGMAERVAFATECEHGNMHLNSDYSHVEILDEHGEATDGEGFVVGTTYHNLAMPLLRYRLSDRTRWKPGRCDCGRPFPMIEPVTGKFEDSITGSGGAVISPSVLTFAFKGVDNILKSQVAQVGAARWEVRLLPGPAFSDSDKRKLLDNIHTMVDSGVSVDVVLKVDLPNTAAGKFRWVVNETSARANG
- a CDS encoding glycosyltransferase family 4 protein; its protein translation is MKKILMVGTSLSTMGGIAAVARVYEGAGLFERYRVHYLATHCDGGPMAKLRIMLWAYARFLGMLLSGQVGLIHVHVASHASFWRKSGFFLLAFLCRVPSIVHLHGGGFAAFYERQCGPLRRAYIRYIFNHASRVLVLSSGWQAWVRGMSRNPHVEIMFNPVSLPPIAAPWSARQAGSVLFLGKLGQAKGVDDLLQACAELTQRCPSLHLALGGDGDRSAVQQQADALGVAPHVDLLGWVQGEQKTRLLNSCRIYVLPSYFEGLPMSILEAMACGVPVIATAIGGIPEAIQDGVEGYLLAPGDVKGLAERIARLLEDDALAQRMGAAGRSKVERQFSTAAVLPRLEQMYTDLGLNAV
- a CDS encoding glycosyltransferase translates to MKSHKVFRLLQLVPEPLPTFRVDVATLFGKYLPLHGVICDIVGRAGKGELVEGAYMTQVRPAEYSGRLRREWAFFKLCLGRVLATSKKQCDLIQVRDMVSIGLLTMLMARCKGIRFAYWVSFLMSEGRIARARSSIAAGRGKRYYIVLLKGLVERFLLYKFVLKWADHVFVQSEAMKQLMVERGIAIDKITAVPMGVDMEMLHADALAPRRLAGWEDVPVLAYLGTLDSSRELTVLLDALLLLRRRQPSARLLFIGDSPTASDVPALMAYAARLGIADAIHVTGWLPSLQALALLRGADVALSYVPRGALFDYSSPTKLLEYLALGMPCVGNDSPDQENVLRASGAGYLAASTAEAMAEQIGVIFADLPAARLLAAAGPAFIDEQRSYRVLASRLAAVYKEGVAQKP